From Natator depressus isolate rNatDep1 chromosome 7, rNatDep2.hap1, whole genome shotgun sequence, the proteins below share one genomic window:
- the LOC141991525 gene encoding hyaluronidase-4-like — translation MLLLLLLCPELPRAHNLKPSLPPIVPDRPFLVAWNAPTARCWTSYEVPLSVASFSLLVNAQEDFTGGNVTIFYYDQLGLYPYYLNTTTPPVAVNGGCPQNASLLDHLDKMASDIAATMPSASFAGLSVIDWENWRPQWIRNWDKKNVYRAMSAQLVRQRNPRWPDERVELEAKWEFETAAARFMVETLKLAQLLRPGGWWGYYLFPECYNYHYWDDFENFTGGCPQVEVQRNNKLLWLWEQSKALYPSIYMEEVLRASPQGKKFVQAKLSEALRVAQLPSANHSLPVFAYARPFYSYTLKELTQTDLVYTIGQAAAMGAHGIVLWGGVEYSRNQPNCVKIQKYLTGTLGPYIINVTTATKLCSQFVCNNHGRCLRRKMDSDSYLHLDANSFQIRVDTATHEPHVSVKGALTTQQRDRMKQEFTCHCYQGWSGEHCHSRGQSNRLWAWDLCIPMVVMSAIWTWGM, via the exons atgttgctgctgctgctcctgtgccCCGAGCTGCCCAGGGCTCATAACCTAAAGCCATCCTtgccccccattgtgccagaccGGCCCTTTCTGGTGGCCTGGAATGCGCCAACGGCTCGGTGCTGGACTTCCTATGAGGTGCCCCTCAGCGTGGCCTCCTTCAGCCTCCTGGTGAACGCGCAGGAAGACTTCACAGGCGGCAACGTCACCATCTTCTACTATGACCAGCTGGGTCTGTACCCCTACTACCTGAACACCACCACGCCACCCGTGGCTGTCAACGGCGGCTGTCCCCAGAACGCCAGCCTGCTGGACCACCTGGACAAGATGGCCAGCGACATCGCCGCCACCATGCCCTCGGCCTCCTTCGCTGGCCTGTCCGTGATCGACTGGGAGAACTGGAGGCCCCAGTGGATCCGGAACTGGGACAAGAAGAACGTCTACCGGGCCATGTCCGCCCAGCTGGTGAGGCAAAGGAACCCACGCTGGCCCGACGAGCGGGTGGAGCTGGAGGCTAAGTGGGAGTTCGAGACGGCTGCGGCCAGGTTCATGGTGGAGACCCTCAAGCTGGCGCAGTTGCTGCGCCCCGGCGGCTGGTGGGGCTACTACCTCTTCCCCGAATGCTACAACTACCACTACTGGGATGACTTTGAGAACTTCACTGGGGGCTGCCCCCAGGTGGAGGTGCAGCGCAACAACAAGCTGCTGTGGCTGTGGGAGCAGAGCAAGGCGCTCTACCCCTCCATCTACATGGAGGAGGTACTGAGAGCCTCCCCGCAGGGCAAGAAGTTTGTGCAGGCCAAGCTAAGTGAAGCTCTGCGTGTGGCTCAGCTGCCCTCTGCCAACCACTCCCTGCCTGTCTTCGCGTACGCCCGGCCCTTCTACAGCTACACCCTGAAGGAGCTAACCCAG ACAGACCTGGTGTACACGATCGGGCAGGCAGCAGCCATGGGGGCTCACGGGATTGTCCTCTGGGGAGGTGTGGAATATTCTCGCAACCAG CCCAACTGTGTAAAGATCCAGAAATACCTGACTGGCACCTTAGGCCCTTACATCATCAATGTGACCACGGCAACCAAACTCTGCAGCCAGTTTGTCTGCAACAACCATGGCCGCTGCCTTCGCAGGAAGATGGATTCGGACAGCTACCTGCACCTGGACGCGAACTCCTTCCAGATCCGAGTGGACACAGCCACCCACGAACCGCACGTGTCCGTGAAAGGAGCCCTCACCACCCAGCAGAGGGACAGGATGAAACAAGAGTTCACATGTCACTGCTACCAAGGCTGGAGTGGGGAACACTGCCATTCCCGGGGGCAGAGCAACCGGCTCTGGGCATGGGACCTGTGCATCCCCATGGTGGTGATGTCTGCAATATGGACGTGGGGCATGTGA